GGGTCAGCCGCCGCTTTCCATAGACTTCATACATGACTAAGGCAGCCGCCACACTGGCATTCAAGCTCTGGACATGGCCCCGCATGGGAATGGTTAAGACCCCGTCCAAGGCCTTCTTGACCCGGGGAGAAATCCCCTTCTCTTCGTTACCAATGACTACGGCGATCGGTAAGCTGGCATCCATGTCCCAATAGTCCTGGCCTTCCATGTCGGTTCCAAAGACCCAAAGGCCCCTTTCCTTTAACTCTTCAATGGTTTGAGTCATGTTGGTTACCCGGGCTACCGGCACATATTCAATGGCCCCAGTCGAAATCTTAGCCACAGTCGGGGTCACGCCAGCTGCCCGATGCTTAGGAATAATAATTCCATGTGCCCCACAGGCATCCGCTGTCCGTAAAATACTGCCCAGGTTATGAGGGTCCATAATCCCGTCCAAGAGGATAAAGAAAGGATCTTCCCCGCGGTCCTTAGCCACTTGGAATAGGTCATCCACACTGTAATACTGGTAGGCTGCCACTTCCAAGACAAAACCTTGGTGGTTAGCCCCTTGGGTCAACTGGTCCAAATCGCGCTTGGACCGGTAACTAATGGGAATCTGACGGTCCTTCAAGCCTTTTTCGACTGCTTGATGGCGTTTAGAATGTTGGCCTTCTTGCAGGTAGGCTTGGTAGATTTCTTGTGAGCTGTCCAAAGCAGCTTGGACTGCATGGTAGCCCAAGACGAAATCTTTTGGCGATTTTTTTGACTTAGGACTCATCCTTATCCTCCTCTAAGTATG
The nucleotide sequence above comes from Aerococcus urinae. Encoded proteins:
- the rlmB gene encoding 23S rRNA (guanosine(2251)-2'-O)-methyltransferase RlmB, which codes for MSPKSKKSPKDFVLGYHAVQAALDSSQEIYQAYLQEGQHSKRHQAVEKGLKDRQIPISYRSKRDLDQLTQGANHQGFVLEVAAYQYYSVDDLFQVAKDRGEDPFFILLDGIMDPHNLGSILRTADACGAHGIIIPKHRAAGVTPTVAKISTGAIEYVPVARVTNMTQTIEELKERGLWVFGTDMEGQDYWDMDASLPIAVVIGNEEKGISPRVKKALDGVLTIPMRGHVQSLNASVAAALVMYEVYGKRRLTP